Proteins encoded together in one Hevea brasiliensis isolate MT/VB/25A 57/8 chromosome 16, ASM3005281v1, whole genome shotgun sequence window:
- the LOC131174581 gene encoding elicitor-responsive protein 3-like isoform X1 codes for MPLGTLEVLLVGAKGLENTDFLNGIDPYVVLTCRTQEQKSSVASGKGSEPEWNENFLFTVSDGVTELTLKIMDSDVGTADDFVGEATIPLEPLFLEGNLPSTAYNVVKEQEYKGEIRVGLTFTPEVEMDNVGVDGYDFRL; via the exons ATGCCTCTAGGAACTCTTGAAGTCCTACTTGTTGGTGCTAAGGGTCTTGAAAACACTGATTTTCTCA ATGGCATCGACCCTTATGTCGTCCTCACTTGCCGTACCCAGGAGCAGAAAAGCAGTGTTGCTTCAG GGAAAGGGAGTGAACCAGAATGGAATGAGAATTTCTTATTTACGGTATCAGATGGTGTCACAGAACTCACATTGAAAATCATGGACAGTGATGTTGGTACTGCAGATGATTTTGTTGGAGAAGCAAC CATTCCCCTTGAGCCATTGTTTTTGGAAGGAAACCTCCCATCTACGGCATACAATGTTGTCAAAGAACAAGAATACAAGGGAGAGATTAGAGTGGGCCTCACCTTCACCCCAGAG GTAGAGATGGACAACGTCGGAGTGGATGGATACGATTTTCGGTTATAA
- the LOC131174581 gene encoding elicitor-responsive protein 3-like isoform X2 has product MHRHRKGRDPRTHFNLNSYGIDPYVVLTCRTQEQKSSVASGKGSEPEWNENFLFTVSDGVTELTLKIMDSDVGTADDFVGEATIPLEPLFLEGNLPSTAYNVVKEQEYKGEIRVGLTFTPEVEMDNVGVDGYDFRL; this is encoded by the exons ATGCACAGACACCGAAAGGGCAGAGATCCAAGAACTCATTTCAATCTAAATTCCT ATGGCATCGACCCTTATGTCGTCCTCACTTGCCGTACCCAGGAGCAGAAAAGCAGTGTTGCTTCAG GGAAAGGGAGTGAACCAGAATGGAATGAGAATTTCTTATTTACGGTATCAGATGGTGTCACAGAACTCACATTGAAAATCATGGACAGTGATGTTGGTACTGCAGATGATTTTGTTGGAGAAGCAAC CATTCCCCTTGAGCCATTGTTTTTGGAAGGAAACCTCCCATCTACGGCATACAATGTTGTCAAAGAACAAGAATACAAGGGAGAGATTAGAGTGGGCCTCACCTTCACCCCAGAG GTAGAGATGGACAACGTCGGAGTGGATGGATACGATTTTCGGTTATAA